From Juglans regia cultivar Chandler chromosome 9, Walnut 2.0, whole genome shotgun sequence:
aatgtTAGAGGTCTCTAGAAGCCTCATGGGCTGACAAAACGTGTTGGTCTGCAGAATTCTTTTATGTTTTCGGCTTTTGAGGGCATATGACAAATGAGTTTAACTTGTCCTATTTACGTAAGTTTGGGCTTTCGACTGGATTTAATTTAAACttgagtattttattattaatttcagtATAAGATAATAAGAAGCttaacaaaacattttaaattgtttaagtttatgatttttccaCTATTTGTTTTGATAGATTTTAATAGAAATTGCTACTAGGTTATGATCACCTtgaatagataattaaaatagttattaaaGTTGTTATTCACTATAGTGTGAGTTCAATTATTAAATGGAGCGTCAAAGTACGAttcctaaaatttttaatgatgtatagtattttttataggcaACGAGATACGAGGAGATTATTCGATATCAGTGCttcgaggtaagtaatttgatcacaaattaagattaacatatagttagacTATTACTATTAAAGGCAGTTCTTTTTATGTAGCAAGCATGTTACGATCCATATAAGCATATCAGTCATCATAGTATATAGTCATGTTAATTTTCTGCATCATGTTCAGGTTCagcattttataattatttatattggtATGAATGTCATGCATAtcacgttgcataagacacgtaagttatcttaatttcaagtgtaagataagataaaatcagatcagatcagttaatcagatgaCCTTTCAGTTCAGTATTCagagtggatgtgcaagccacagactcaagcgtggtccaccgtAGTATGTCAGAATACTACTCAGCGGCTCCCCTTACTATAGCAGGATGTGGGGCCGGtacacaaccttgcacacagggttaagtgtgtgggCCAGTCAAATTAGTCAGTTAATTCAAATGAGTCAAGACAATCATGCATAGCATCAGCATCAGCATCAGCatgatatgacatgaatttaATTCAGCATGATATGACAAGAATTTTATTcagtatgaaaattttattaaagccttttaattattatgtttacgttgtggtGAGTTCTTACtaagtcttcgactcattttagttttatttcatttttctacCACCAGGTGAGAAGAATGAGGACTACGAGCAGGCGAGCCAAGTTTAGAAGGAGCAGACTAATGAAACTTAGACTATATTTaagatttcttttaatttagttgGTTTGGAAACTTAGATATGACtatgtttttggaaaatggtttaacttaagttttcttttggaatgaacaatgttacatttttttaaattatgcaagtctCTTACCTGGCTTTAGTTACGTATGTACGTGACATTCCTAACCCTAGGGAAGGGGATGTTACAACTGCACAATAATGCTCTTCATTTCAATTACACAACCACATCACAAACTACTCCAACCACATAACACACTTCACAACTACACAATGATCCCGTCACTTCATGACATACCGCAATAGCACCACTACATCACACACTGCACAATAACGCCCATCACTTCAATTACACAACCACCTTACAAACTACTCCAACCACAATCCACAATTCACAAATCATAAATACAATAACAACTCACCATTCACAACATCATTTCAATTTCAGCTTCACAACATAATAAATCATtggggaaagagagagaacttaTACCATAATTCTGGGGCTGAAATTCTTGTGTCACTTGTTGTCCTGAAAGATCTCGCGGTGGTGGCCACGTACATGCAAAAGGGGCTAGGTTGAGGCTTGGTGGTCATTGTCGTGACCTAAAAACATGGGTTGTTTGGTGGCTGGGCAATGAGCCATGTGTGGAGAATGGGTGCTTCGTGGTGAAGGATGGTGCTGTTGTACTGTCCCATGGCTGCCTATTGGTGGTTGGTCGTGAAATGAGAGAATACGAGAGAGGGGGAGGCGGCTGGGCTCACAGCAGGAGGGGGTGTGATTTGGGGAGGAGGAGAGTTGGGTGTGTGTGGCGACATCACACCATGGAGGGGAAGCTGATGGTTAGGGGGTTAAGGCATTGGGGCTAAGGCACTGGCTACTGGGCCATGAGAGGGGAGAGGGGTGGTCACGATGGTGGGGTATGGTGGCTCTCCGTGGTGCGGCTCCGTTGATGCCTTCATGGTGACGGCAGTGGCTTGCGTAGTGGagggctagagagagagagagagagagaactacaGGGCTAAAGGAGAGGTCGAGGGAGGAGGGGTTGGTTAGCTAACAAGGCTTGAAGGCGTGCTTGTGGGGCTGCTCACGGTGGCGGCTCGCAATAGTTACGAAGACAGAGAGCTACGAGGGTGAGCTGGGGAGATGAGATCGGGGACAGAGGGAGCAACGGCGTGGgggaaaagggagagagaggatcGGAGGTGGAGGGTCATCGACATGAGGCGTGGTTGGCGATGGCACCCGCGACGTGCAGCCGTAGGGTGGCGGCGAGGGAGAAGAGAGGGTCATAGGGGGGTTACAACGTGGGGAAGgaggagagaaagaagagaggaaaTGACGAAGCCGAATTAGGGTTTCTAGGTATTTAATCCTAGCCCTACATCTAGGGGTCCCTAACCTAGATCCAACGGTGAAAACTAATCACAAAGAAATAAACTAACTAAGTAATTGGAAGATAAAATAgaaatggaatgagactaaattaaaatcaactttgttttattaatcctaaaataatattttgcatcataaaataaaatgttgacctttcataaatatttcttaagagAAGTAAAAGcatctaaataaatagatttttcaacataaaataaaataatgaattttaaataatattcctaaaaaaataaaatcattttcagggctccaaaaatataaagagactTACTTGAAAGTTAGGTTTGGTccaataacactaaaaataccccatttaaaataattttgaacatttaaaatatttcgaaGACTTTAAAACATTGTactccatttaaaaattatctgctaaatttaaaacataaattcgAGATTTAAAACGTAAAGTCAAGACTCGTGACCAATCTAGAGAAAAATGAGTGGTTGGTCACACTTCTAATCTTGATGTcttttcccttatctggtccagtagacatcttcttcctttctggACTTTCTTCAATAGCATACGGTGAAATCCTCTTTCTTTCCGAAATGATTTGGGCAGTCAAACCCTTATGCTCTACCTCTACTATGGCAGCGATGTTTACTAACTCCTGGTAGGTTTCTATTGTGTGACAAGCCACTATGCTACGAATCATAGGCTAAAGTCCTTGAAATTTCTGCGCTTGCATCCTCTCTGTAGATATCACAGTTAAACTGCCCTGAGTCAGAGACGCAAAATCCTACACCTTCAGTTGTTTGACATAATTTGGGAAGAATCTATTGTCAAACTCTTCTTTGAACCTCTTCCATGTCAAAGCAGCGAGGGTTTGTAGTTCCCTTATCAAAAGTTGTCTTCgcgtatcccaccatattccagcttctccttggaATAAGTATCCAGCGTATAGAATCTTTTGGTCCTTAGTGCATCCGCATATCTCGTATGTCCTTCCGAGATCTATAATCTATTTTTTCCCTCAAAGGTCCTTCATTACCAAAAAAGTTCGGGTATTTGTGGATcagaaaattttcataagaacaaCCCCTAATTTCAGGTCTAGGTGCATGCACTTGCTACTGTTGTTGATGTCTAAGCGTTTCAGTCAGTAGGCGTATAGCCTCACTAAATCCTTGCCCTCCATCCATCGAGAGAATTTGATTCTCCTGATTGGTATTGAGAAGGGGAATTGTCCCCAGTAATGGGCCTAACCAAGCAAGCCCAGCCCACAGGGTACAGGAGGGCCTAGGAACAGCCCGGCGAAGCAAAGTTTGCATGAGGATGAGGTGACCCGGGCTAAGCCCAAAGAGGCAGTGACCCACGGGGTCCACACAGGGGAGCGACACACGTGAAGCGTGGGACTAGGACACGAAGTCTGAAACCTCAACTGGCCGACGAATCGTACACATAGAGTCAAGGGACACCCAAGTCCTCAGGTGCCCATGGCTGGATAAGACTGGGGAGGTGGGAGGGCCTGACCAAGGCCACACCGCATTGATGAAGAATGGAGGCGGGCATGTCACGACAGAGGCCCAAGGCTGTCAGCGGTCCCCACGATTAGGTTTGGTTGGCCTGTCACCTAGCATGGAGTTGGCAGGAGAACATCGCCTCGGTATAAATAGCCTGACAAGGGACCACCTCCAACAGGTATAAATATCCACCTTCCGCTTGGTGTTCCGCCTCCGTGACACGTTTACTAGAAGTAGTAGCCACCACCCTCTCAATGACGGCGTCCAAGCCTCCAAGCAACTCACCTGCCACTAAGCCGAGACCCCTCGAGCAAACCTTGACCTCGGCTTCAAAGGATCGACTGCCCACAGCAGAACGAGCTAAAGAAAGGGAGGAGACCCCCAGAGAACGGCGCCCCACGCAGTTAAATTTATCGAGAAACGTGCCAACAAATGTGGAAAGGGAAACGATATTAGGATAGCCAAGTGACGAGGAACCACGTCAAACTTTAGAGTCGTGTACACGTCGGCAAAGGGACTCGAGCCTTAATGACAAAACGGATTTAAGATTAATGATAATTCCCACCGTACGAGTCCGATGAGAATTAGCGGGGTAACTGTAAGGGATTGTTTCCCCCCACTATCTTAGTGGGCCTGAGAAGAGCAACTAAGGTAATGAAAAGCGAAGGCCTAGCCCATAACAAGTAGACTCTTGGGCCCGGCCCACGGGTAGACTCCCCTAGACGCAATCTCTATGGAGAAGTGTACTGCAGGGATATGAGACTCGCCGACCTGGAGATCCCTCGAACAGTGCCCAGCCCTTGAGTGCATGTCTACATAATGGGCAAAAAGTAAGGGAGACACTCAATCCTTTGACATGGAAGACATCGACAAACCACCAAGGACGCCAGCGGGCTGAGGCAAATTGGGGAACCATaccgcattaatggcaccactacccgaGCTACATACCACATTAATGACGACGTTGCaaagccacgccgcattaaaagactctgacaaaatgaacagtacGAAGGACATGAACTCAATGGGGGCAGACACAATCTGTCTCCTAGTATAAATAACAACTCCTAGGTACGAGAAAGCATCTCTGATCCCTggactctcttacttatttacaaactttcaagaaattttactgattttgacATTGAAGACTTTTCAGTCCCAAGGCCACCCTTTTCCAATTGTCTTCTTATCTATTTTTGCAGGCCCAATTCGAAAGACCTGAATTGCCAAAACTTGGcccaaaaacatacaaaacacgacattaacaacttgtatatataatttctccACTAAGTTCTTTGAGTTTTTCCTTCTTGATTGCAGGTCATTTAAGCACGTTGCAGACATTGATGACAAGTCCTTCAAcactaggaaaaaaaattgaaccaccctgctttaaatttatttgaaccGATTCCATGATATCCATCATTAATGGAGGAGATTATGAGATTTTATATTGAATGATGAATGTGTGTGGTATATGCGATCTCCCAcgagaaaataattttactttggGATTGTATGGATTAAAAGAATCTCTCAATTCatcctatttaattattataactattCGTaactctcatacaaaatatgatataaacaatttaatttttttaaattttaaaataaaaataataatttatttaattttttatttttatctcatcacatctcatttctatctcaatttattatccaaatattcttataattctAGTTAAGACTCCAATAAAATATGATTCACTTCGGTAAAATCAGCTGGTACCCGTGAAATATGTTACTGAAAACAGCGCGACACTGTGATCCCACGCTATACGCGTCTACATCACCTTGACATGTCTTTACGACATTTTCGTCTAGATATTTCTCCTTGTCCACTGCAGGCCTTTCCTCTCAAGACTCCATAACCGGACAGGCTTTGCCTCCGCTTCTATCCGATTAACTGTTCCTTGTCGAATCATGGCTGTCGCAGCTTTTCTAGTGCTCATCTTCGCCGTCACTGGCCATTCAAGTAAGCTTCTATCCGATTACCTGTGAATGCACCTAATAAATTCAATGTTTTGATAAAAGGTGGTCCATATTCGTTGCTAGAAATGGGCGCATAACTATATCCTGTTCCACACATAATGTTGGTGATCTACACCGTTTCGTATTCGTTATATGGAGCTTTAGACTGTTTTTCTAGATAAAATTTCTCTCTTTCAGTTTGTATATCTCTCATATGGGCTAAAATCTCTTCCTAGATGGCTGATCtgctcttcttttcttttctttttggggggtGTTTGGATTTTGGTAATTAATCAGGTGCTACATGGTGTATTTGCAAGAAGGGATTGAGTGACTCAGTCCTACAGAAGTCATTGGACTATGCGTGTGGAGCTGGGGCTGACTGTAAACCTATCCATCAAAATGGGGTGTGTTATCTACCCAACACTGTCCAGGATCATTGCTCTTATGCTGTTAATAGTTACTTCCAAAGAAAGGGTCAAGCTCAAGGGTCTTGTGATTTTGCTGGCACGGCAATCATTTCTACATCTGACCCCAGTAAGCACCTCCTAATAATTTGTCTGGactctctcgctctctttctttttgacACCACTCACctaagaaataaaagaagagaactTAATTTGAACTCGAGGGAACTCAATATAGCTCTTGTTACATGCTTTCTATTCGTGATTTACAGGCCATTCTGGTTGTGCTTACCCTTCTAGTACCAGGTATACTTTTCCTTCCTTAAAAAATCGATAAGAGTTATAATTTGTTATTCCAAAACGcccccctccaaaaaaaaaaaatttgttaggATGTGGTGGTGGGTCATTTATTAGGTGGGGTTTCATAAATG
This genomic window contains:
- the LOC108983140 gene encoding PLASMODESMATA CALLOSE-BINDING PROTEIN 3-like isoform X1; this encodes MAVAAFLVLIFAVTGHSSATWCICKKGLSDSVLQKSLDYACGAGADCKPIHQNGVCYLPNTVQDHCSYAVNSYFQRKGQAQGSCDFAGTAIISTSDPSHSGCAYPSSTSTAGTSTTPVTTTPSTTTPNSTSTTTSPYTATPSTGVLGGGIGTSPSGMNTDYSHGGLRLFDTSFFSSFMTLLFTGLMFWWG
- the LOC108983140 gene encoding PLASMODESMATA CALLOSE-BINDING PROTEIN 3-like isoform X2, with the protein product MAVAAFLVLIFAVTGHSSATWCICKKGLSDSVLQKSLDYACGAGADCKPIHQNGVCYLPNTVQDHCSYAVNSYFQRKGQAQGSCDFAGTAIISTSDPSHSGCAYPSSTRHQYNSSNNNTIYYYTQFYQYYHQSIHSHTFHWSARRRDWHEPFWHEY